A region from the Bradyrhizobium sp. CCBAU 53340 genome encodes:
- a CDS encoding RraA family protein — protein sequence MQSVIYKRIPQCPADLLAEVAKYPVSDLHEALGPVEGRMQLMSSRMRPIAPGQRIAGQAVTSYNFPGDNLMIHAALNVAQRGQVLVLVNGGGAHGSLWGDVAATFAKQKGIAGIIVDGPARDVAALRELGSLTWSTSISSSHPEKRGPGAVNVPIVCDGVRVDPGDVIVADDDGALAIPLRSLERAVKGARERNRKEIELRDRLKTGSSLFELLQMDKNVQAAGAEIRDTLWIDG from the coding sequence ATGCAGTCCGTCATCTACAAGCGCATTCCGCAATGCCCGGCAGACCTCCTGGCCGAGGTCGCAAAATATCCGGTCTCCGATTTGCACGAGGCACTCGGCCCGGTCGAGGGGCGCATGCAGCTCATGAGCTCGCGCATGCGGCCGATCGCGCCAGGCCAGCGGATCGCGGGCCAAGCCGTCACGTCGTATAATTTCCCTGGCGACAACCTCATGATCCATGCCGCCCTCAACGTCGCGCAGCGAGGCCAGGTGCTCGTCCTCGTCAACGGCGGTGGCGCGCACGGCTCGTTGTGGGGCGACGTGGCCGCGACCTTCGCCAAGCAGAAGGGGATTGCGGGCATCATTGTCGATGGTCCGGCCCGGGATGTCGCTGCGCTGCGTGAGCTCGGCTCGCTGACCTGGTCGACGTCGATCTCCTCCAGTCATCCCGAAAAGCGCGGCCCCGGCGCGGTGAACGTGCCGATCGTTTGCGACGGCGTACGTGTGGATCCCGGTGACGTGATCGTCGCCGATGATGACGGGGCGCTCGCGATTCCGCTGCGCTCGCTCGAGCGTGCGGTGAAGGGCGCACGGGAGCGCAATCGGAAGGAGATCGAGCTGCGCGACCGTCTGAAGACCGGCTCGTCGTTGTTCGAGCTGCTGCAGATGGACAAGAACGTGCAGGCCGCCGGCGCTGAAATCAGGGATACTCTCTGGATTGACGGCTGA
- a CDS encoding ThiF family adenylyltransferase, giving the protein MPAEDDYTRRSQLEAELRPAFIARWAKIAARTKSSLVFVHSHPGRAAPEFSRIDDAGEEVLAHFFRHRTPDLQHLALVVSDGGYACRYLGSDRHLRLIAVGDDRRVLFDPSRSHDPSDLYDRQVRAFGRAGQSILQSLRVGIVGLGGTGSLAVQQLAHLGVKEFVLVDPDDVELTNLNRLAGSASADTGQAKVAVAERYIRAVQPRAVVTSFQENVVFVETAKKLRDVDVLFCCTDSHGSRAVLQQLAYQYLIPCIDIGTVIAVKGGKITHITGRAQMLSPGLACLTCGGLLDGNEVRRDMMSEAERKQDPYLVGAREPAPAVISINSTITSLAITMFLSAVVGVPSPARHLLYDGLRSRLRSVKGEPVQDCIVCSRAGVLARGDGLALQGRLAQNVNR; this is encoded by the coding sequence GTGCCCGCTGAAGACGACTACACTCGGCGCAGCCAACTCGAAGCAGAGCTGCGGCCTGCGTTCATCGCCAGGTGGGCAAAGATTGCTGCGCGGACCAAAAGTAGCCTGGTGTTTGTGCATAGCCATCCCGGGAGGGCCGCGCCCGAGTTTTCGCGCATTGACGATGCGGGCGAGGAGGTTCTCGCACACTTCTTTCGGCATCGAACCCCTGACTTGCAGCATCTGGCCCTTGTTGTGAGCGACGGAGGGTATGCATGTCGCTACCTTGGAAGCGACCGACATCTTCGTCTGATTGCGGTAGGGGATGATCGACGAGTCCTGTTTGATCCCAGTCGATCACACGACCCTTCCGATCTTTACGATCGGCAGGTTCGGGCCTTCGGTCGTGCCGGGCAGAGCATCCTCCAAAGCCTCAGGGTGGGGATCGTGGGACTTGGTGGCACGGGATCGCTGGCCGTGCAGCAATTGGCTCACCTCGGCGTCAAGGAGTTCGTTCTAGTTGATCCAGATGACGTCGAGCTGACTAATTTGAACCGCTTGGCAGGGTCCGCATCTGCCGATACGGGGCAGGCCAAAGTCGCGGTGGCCGAGCGATATATTCGCGCAGTTCAACCTCGTGCCGTAGTCACCTCTTTTCAAGAGAACGTCGTCTTCGTCGAAACCGCAAAGAAATTGCGAGACGTTGATGTGCTGTTTTGCTGCACCGATTCACACGGTAGTCGAGCCGTCCTTCAGCAATTAGCTTATCAATATCTCATTCCTTGCATCGATATCGGGACGGTTATCGCCGTTAAGGGGGGCAAGATCACTCACATTACCGGCCGCGCCCAGATGCTGTCGCCTGGATTGGCTTGCCTCACCTGCGGTGGCCTCTTGGACGGTAACGAGGTCCGCCGCGACATGATGTCGGAGGCCGAGCGCAAGCAGGATCCTTATCTCGTCGGCGCTCGTGAACCTGCGCCCGCGGTGATCTCGATCAACAGCACTATTACCTCGCTCGCCATCACCATGTTCTTGTCCGCTGTTGTCGGCGTGCCATCGCCGGCGCGGCATCTTCTGTATGATGGTCTGAGAAGTCGCCTCCGGTCGGTCAAGGGTGAGCCCGTCCAGGACTGCATCGTCTGCTCGCGGGCAGGCGTTTTGGCAAGGGGCGATGGATTGGCTCTCCAAGGCCGTCTCGCTCAAAATGTCAATCGTTGA
- a CDS encoding multiubiquitin domain-containing protein — MNDKKEKEFHFFVDGVKYETEHSYLSGADIKRIAKIEANYQLFLEEQGDTPDRPIADPDTVPLNDRIKHFFAVPPATFGHGNH, encoded by the coding sequence ATGAACGACAAAAAAGAAAAGGAATTCCACTTTTTCGTTGATGGGGTGAAATACGAGACCGAGCATTCTTATCTCTCCGGGGCCGACATTAAGCGGATCGCCAAGATCGAAGCGAATTATCAGCTTTTTTTGGAAGAGCAGGGAGACACGCCGGATCGTCCGATCGCTGACCCAGATACAGTGCCCCTGAACGATCGGATCAAGCATTTTTTTGCAGTGCCGCCGGCGACATTTGGACATGGAAATCATTGA
- a CDS encoding WGR domain-containing protein, giving the protein MSELTVQYLVLERRDPARNMARFYVLTIEPTLFGDTALVREWGRLGGRGRRRLDLFDGHAQAVEALECWLRRKTSRGYVQRHSSSCDPA; this is encoded by the coding sequence ATGTCCGAACTCACCGTGCAATATCTCGTGCTCGAGCGTCGCGATCCGGCCCGTAACATGGCGCGGTTCTATGTGCTCACGATCGAGCCGACGCTGTTTGGCGATACGGCATTGGTGCGTGAATGGGGGCGCCTCGGTGGGCGCGGTCGACGGCGGCTCGATTTGTTCGATGGTCACGCGCAGGCCGTCGAGGCCCTTGAGTGTTGGCTCAGGCGAAAAACCAGTCGTGGTTACGTCCAGCGGCACTCGTCAAGCTGTGACCCGGCGTGA
- a CDS encoding DUF6527 family protein: MGIVILNFRAKVSSRGEADQHLSKPGDAVLVNRGGPRWLVLSCPCGCGERFPVNLDPRSGPAWRIYNAEGGKMSVFPSVWRDTGCQSHYIIWRGRIYLFGSDNDAETDAGIALDDLLEPVSKRLSSAAWRSFVEVADDLGEIPWDVLEACRTLARKRVAEEGTGKLRSHFRLRSALGRTDKVDFTA; encoded by the coding sequence ATGGGCATCGTCATTCTCAACTTTCGGGCGAAGGTTTCTTCACGAGGCGAGGCGGACCAGCACCTGTCGAAACCCGGCGATGCTGTCCTGGTCAACCGCGGTGGTCCACGTTGGCTTGTGTTGTCCTGTCCTTGCGGTTGCGGCGAACGATTTCCAGTCAACCTCGATCCAAGAAGTGGGCCCGCCTGGCGTATCTACAATGCGGAAGGAGGAAAAATGAGTGTGTTTCCTTCTGTTTGGCGCGATACCGGCTGTCAAAGTCACTACATCATCTGGCGCGGACGTATTTATCTGTTCGGATCAGACAATGATGCGGAAACAGACGCTGGTATTGCATTGGACGATTTGCTCGAGCCAGTGTCGAAACGATTGTCGTCCGCCGCTTGGCGGTCATTTGTCGAGGTCGCCGATGACCTCGGAGAGATCCCTTGGGACGTTCTGGAGGCCTGTCGGACCCTCGCTCGCAAGCGGGTGGCCGAGGAGGGAACTGGCAAGCTGAGAAGCCACTTCCGTTTACGTTCGGCCTTGGGAAGGACGGACAAGGTCGACTTCACGGCTTGA
- a CDS encoding phosphotransferase, producing the protein MDWLSKAVSLKMSIVDVTAFGRSEVGWIGADPPAEAKAPFQDRGLTIRQQQITAFQPMEPALLASLAAVVIVQQQDYPSRFQRIVRSCLKHLLDYECRVFVVPFGVAGLPQVYRCLEEARVFASNLPSDVLRNQFTWQRSLGDPMPLPPLPHVTILSPIANWSEAANFLVRHLPGEAVQESVSFSFAPECEFGENDAGVGQVLLKRAFRGYTAVHFSPMTEGRSGAAVYRAYPVFGAFHTMPRFVKLGDRSKIFQEFQNYQLNVEKYVPFNLGPRLNYDLCCLGSTRGVLVGDLIESCESLRLAARSGRAGPAISCLFDRTLQAWYRNIERRDTPLSQTLGPRFPKQFDRRRMQRARSIGSRCDRDRLFTLFEYCASSPVLFAKIHGDLHVDNVQVRGHEALVIDFYANQDGPLVWDIATLEASLLVDAFDNHELWSFDEWWRSIEQPYGGKPLDMLLGHGDPRDPHRWFHEAVRQIRHYAARVASADQYGAALALALLNKAAKDPNLKGPEDERRAAAYVLAERILNNNFAPQ; encoded by the coding sequence ATGGATTGGCTCTCCAAGGCCGTCTCGCTCAAAATGTCAATCGTTGACGTTACAGCTTTTGGTCGGTCGGAGGTTGGCTGGATCGGCGCCGATCCCCCGGCTGAGGCTAAGGCGCCGTTTCAAGACCGCGGCCTCACGATCAGACAACAGCAGATTACCGCTTTTCAGCCGATGGAGCCTGCTCTGTTGGCGAGCCTTGCCGCCGTCGTAATCGTCCAGCAACAAGATTACCCATCAAGATTCCAGCGAATCGTTCGAAGCTGCCTTAAGCACCTGCTTGATTACGAATGCCGCGTCTTTGTCGTGCCGTTCGGCGTTGCTGGTCTTCCGCAAGTGTATAGATGTCTGGAAGAGGCGCGTGTGTTTGCCAGCAACCTTCCGAGCGACGTCCTGCGCAATCAGTTCACGTGGCAGAGATCATTGGGCGATCCGATGCCTCTCCCCCCGCTGCCGCACGTCACCATCTTGTCGCCCATTGCCAATTGGTCGGAAGCGGCCAACTTCTTGGTTCGGCATCTCCCCGGCGAGGCCGTACAAGAGTCTGTCAGTTTCAGCTTCGCTCCCGAATGCGAGTTTGGAGAGAACGACGCTGGTGTTGGCCAAGTCCTTCTGAAGCGCGCATTCAGAGGTTACACGGCCGTGCATTTCAGTCCAATGACCGAAGGCCGGTCCGGGGCTGCCGTATACCGTGCCTACCCGGTCTTCGGCGCCTTTCATACTATGCCGCGTTTTGTCAAACTCGGTGATCGCAGCAAGATCTTTCAAGAATTTCAGAATTACCAATTGAATGTCGAGAAATACGTGCCTTTCAATCTCGGGCCGCGATTGAACTACGATTTATGCTGTCTCGGATCGACACGCGGTGTGCTGGTCGGCGATCTCATCGAATCCTGCGAGAGTCTAAGGCTTGCCGCACGGAGCGGCCGGGCCGGGCCGGCAATATCGTGCCTGTTCGATCGAACGCTGCAAGCGTGGTATCGAAATATCGAACGCCGAGATACGCCACTTTCGCAGACCCTGGGTCCGCGCTTTCCAAAGCAATTTGACCGGCGCCGGATGCAAAGGGCGCGATCGATCGGCTCGAGATGCGACCGCGATCGACTGTTTACATTGTTCGAATACTGCGCAAGTTCTCCGGTGTTATTCGCAAAGATTCATGGCGATCTCCACGTCGACAATGTTCAGGTGAGGGGGCACGAGGCGCTCGTCATCGACTTCTATGCCAATCAGGATGGACCGCTGGTGTGGGACATAGCGACCTTGGAGGCCAGCCTATTGGTCGATGCCTTCGATAATCATGAGCTCTGGTCCTTCGATGAGTGGTGGAGGTCGATTGAGCAACCGTATGGTGGTAAGCCGCTCGACATGCTGCTCGGGCACGGTGATCCGCGCGATCCGCATCGCTGGTTTCACGAAGCCGTGCGACAGATCCGGCACTATGCCGCGCGTGTCGCGTCAGCAGATCAATACGGAGCGGCTCTTGCACTGGCCCTTCTGAACAAGGCGGCCAAAGATCCAAACCTGAAAGGTCCTGAGGATGAGCGTCGCGCCGCTGCGTACGTGTTAGCAGAGCGCATTCTCAACAACAACTTCGCACCGCAGTGA
- a CDS encoding cyclic GMP-AMP synthase DncV-like nucleotidyltransferase, whose amino-acid sequence MANVSKVLHASGDAACFLKNLNIADTDRACLMEAREKVRDCLRKTFAALTKQELGVTVHPRFFTQGSFAYRTINDPCWTPPQQMDLDDGAYLPMTFIQGVQRPSVAATAFFKVVDAALEKLAKEEGWQFGKKPTCSRLVISSNSHIDVPLYAIPDAEFEKLEKQMKSFDAMARDARVDSDDRWDALPSDCVLLAHREHDWISSDPRKIRDWFVEAIKIYGPVLRRVCRYLKAWRDHHRPHLDDVSSILLMVCAFEACEDLGRPNVPGRDDLALLRIAERLPRLLEGPVYNPTDRDERVDGRLSAASRRIAIDMAKKFDAELTEIVEKCFDPEEAIERLTALFGDRIPDQIDLVDVTKAAHAEIRSHAPRIAAAPTVGKSTSA is encoded by the coding sequence ATGGCCAACGTCTCGAAAGTGCTGCACGCGTCTGGCGACGCGGCGTGTTTCCTGAAGAACCTGAACATCGCCGATACCGACCGCGCGTGCCTCATGGAAGCGCGCGAGAAGGTTCGAGATTGCCTGCGCAAGACGTTCGCGGCTTTGACCAAGCAGGAGCTCGGCGTGACAGTCCATCCCCGGTTTTTCACGCAGGGCAGCTTCGCATATCGGACCATCAACGATCCGTGCTGGACCCCGCCGCAGCAGATGGACCTCGACGACGGCGCCTACCTCCCGATGACGTTTATCCAGGGCGTACAGCGGCCTTCCGTCGCCGCTACCGCCTTCTTCAAGGTGGTTGACGCCGCGCTCGAGAAGCTCGCGAAGGAAGAAGGCTGGCAGTTCGGGAAGAAGCCGACCTGCTCGCGGCTGGTGATCTCGTCGAACTCGCACATCGACGTGCCGCTGTACGCGATTCCAGATGCGGAATTCGAGAAGCTCGAGAAGCAGATGAAGTCGTTCGACGCTATGGCCCGCGATGCGCGCGTCGACAGCGATGATCGTTGGGACGCGCTGCCGTCGGACTGCGTCCTGCTCGCCCATCGCGAGCACGACTGGATCTCGTCGGATCCGCGCAAGATCCGGGACTGGTTCGTCGAGGCCATCAAGATCTATGGTCCGGTGCTTCGCCGCGTCTGCCGGTACCTGAAGGCCTGGCGCGACCACCACCGCCCCCATCTCGACGACGTATCGTCGATCCTTCTGATGGTGTGCGCCTTCGAAGCGTGCGAGGACCTCGGCCGTCCGAACGTTCCCGGCCGTGACGACCTGGCGCTGCTGCGGATCGCCGAACGTCTTCCGCGCCTGCTGGAAGGCCCGGTCTACAATCCCACCGACCGCGACGAGCGCGTCGACGGCAGACTGAGTGCGGCCAGCCGCCGTATCGCGATCGACATGGCCAAGAAGTTCGATGCGGAGCTCACAGAGATCGTCGAGAAGTGCTTCGATCCCGAAGAAGCCATTGAAAGGCTGACCGCATTGTTCGGTGACCGCATTCCGGATCAGATCGATCTCGTCGACGTCACCAAGGCCGCGCATGCCGAGATACGCTCGCATGCTCCGAGGATCGCCGCCGCCCCCACGGTCGGCAAATCGACCAGTGCCTGA
- a CDS encoding CBASS cGAMP-activated phospholipase, translating into MTFQILALSGGGFRGLFTSSVLARLEEQAKRPLHECFDLISGTSAGGIIALGLAMGKKAETIQEMFLKHGEEIFPRGETPKSRLAQMQARWFEWRHPKYDGTVLRSKIEGVLGADAKLGDAKTRVLVPTVNMTKGSVQMFKTAHNPRFMTDYKVKAADIAMATAAAPLYFPMAEIGNSYFIDGGVVANAPDLCALHEAVQFLDQKIEDVSVMSIGTTTSKFSLPTSAGRNFGQRDWLENNRLPSTIISSQQQLVDFMLKHQLGDRYIRFDEQPSAEQISDLGMDLATESRRKTLLGMADGCYQALCNDRRVIDMLAHRPTKPTFYHV; encoded by the coding sequence ATGACTTTTCAGATACTTGCTCTCAGCGGCGGTGGCTTTCGAGGCCTGTTCACAAGTTCGGTCCTGGCGCGCCTGGAGGAGCAGGCAAAGCGCCCCCTTCACGAATGCTTTGACCTGATCTCGGGGACATCGGCAGGCGGCATTATCGCCCTCGGTCTGGCGATGGGAAAGAAGGCCGAGACGATTCAGGAGATGTTTCTCAAGCACGGGGAAGAGATATTCCCCCGCGGGGAGACGCCGAAAAGCCGGCTGGCGCAAATGCAGGCCCGGTGGTTCGAGTGGCGACATCCCAAGTACGACGGTACGGTGCTCCGGAGCAAGATCGAGGGCGTGCTCGGCGCCGACGCCAAGCTCGGCGACGCGAAGACGCGCGTGCTTGTTCCGACGGTCAACATGACCAAGGGAAGCGTCCAGATGTTCAAGACCGCGCATAATCCGAGGTTCATGACCGATTACAAGGTGAAGGCCGCGGACATCGCCATGGCGACGGCGGCCGCGCCGCTGTACTTCCCGATGGCCGAGATCGGGAACAGCTATTTCATTGACGGCGGCGTGGTCGCGAACGCACCTGACCTTTGTGCGCTGCACGAAGCTGTCCAGTTCCTGGATCAAAAGATCGAGGACGTATCGGTGATGAGCATTGGCACGACCACCAGCAAATTCTCGCTGCCGACGTCGGCGGGACGCAATTTCGGCCAAAGGGACTGGCTCGAGAACAACCGGCTTCCATCGACCATCATTTCCTCGCAGCAACAGCTGGTCGATTTCATGCTCAAGCATCAGCTCGGCGATCGCTACATCAGGTTCGACGAGCAGCCCTCCGCCGAGCAGATTTCCGATCTCGGGATGGACCTCGCGACCGAGAGCCGGCGGAAGACCCTGCTAGGGATGGCGGACGGTTGCTATCAAGCGCTGTGCAACGATAGGCGCGTCATCGATATGTTGGCACATCGGCCTACCAAGCCGACGTTCTATCACGTGTGA
- a CDS encoding E2/UBC family protein: MEIIDKQFAALQQHFPLARRTPMSNGAVLVEIPEFDLPEGWSIAKGTVIFLLPPGYPSAQPDCFWLEPGPVRLVDGGAPTASNDANPVPGGEPRGTWFSWHLQSWNPNRDNMLTYVNVIAQRLNPAR, from the coding sequence ATGGAAATCATTGATAAGCAGTTTGCGGCGCTCCAACAGCATTTTCCCTTGGCGCGTCGAACCCCGATGTCCAACGGAGCTGTATTGGTTGAGATTCCGGAATTCGATCTTCCAGAAGGTTGGAGCATCGCTAAAGGGACCGTCATTTTTCTGCTGCCACCGGGATATCCTTCGGCACAACCGGATTGCTTCTGGTTGGAACCGGGGCCTGTTCGCTTGGTGGACGGCGGCGCTCCAACCGCCTCGAACGATGCCAATCCGGTCCCAGGGGGTGAGCCGCGAGGCACTTGGTTTTCGTGGCACTTGCAATCTTGGAATCCAAATCGCGACAACATGCTGACCTATGTCAACGTCATCGCGCAACGTCTAAACCCCGCACGATAG
- a CDS encoding helix-turn-helix domain-containing protein, with translation MTMPAYAEELGGTRLPSASEKAAANQLRQILASHATGDAKLRVLDDAQKAAEITLSPALSSLLMELLRHIGRGDAVTLVPVHEMLTTQQAADILNVSRPFLVSLLEKNEIQHVTVGRHRRIRAEDLFAYKRTRDEKRGNALANLAELDAEHL, from the coding sequence ATTACGATGCCAGCCTACGCCGAAGAGCTGGGAGGTACTCGCCTGCCTTCCGCGAGCGAGAAGGCGGCAGCCAACCAGCTTCGTCAAATACTCGCGTCGCATGCGACTGGGGATGCCAAGCTACGCGTGCTCGACGATGCTCAAAAGGCTGCTGAGATAACCTTGTCGCCGGCCCTGTCGAGCCTCTTAATGGAATTGCTTCGGCACATCGGCCGCGGCGATGCGGTGACCCTTGTGCCTGTGCATGAGATGTTGACCACACAGCAAGCTGCCGACATCCTAAATGTCTCACGTCCGTTTCTGGTTTCTCTGCTAGAGAAGAACGAAATTCAGCACGTGACAGTGGGGCGTCATCGCAGGATTAGGGCAGAGGATCTATTCGCCTATAAGCGCACGCGTGATGAGAAGCGAGGCAACGCGCTTGCGAATCTCGCCGAGCTGGACGCGGAGCATCTGTAA
- a CDS encoding IclR family transcriptional regulator, translating into MSNNARTTERAFSGPRSALRVMDILQALAAEPEGLTLAKLSDRLKLPKTSVFSLMRALEGGGYARSDNGHYILGDQAIKLGASLAQARSFPKCARPVLERLARETEETILLGVLSEEGHEISYVDVIESEKPLRFAVRIGNRRPLYCTAAGKAMLAFLPENVQTAYLTQTKFVKFTDDTSSKEELVAMFPEIRHRGVVVDANGIIDGATGIASPCFDEAGLVSCSVTIAGPTARLLLAREHIERLTFKAAEQISQILGYRGPYPPAEDSAERADTGKRRKK; encoded by the coding sequence ATGTCCAACAACGCGAGGACAACCGAACGGGCCTTCAGCGGCCCTCGTTCGGCGCTTCGGGTGATGGATATCCTGCAGGCGTTAGCGGCCGAACCGGAAGGTCTTACGCTGGCAAAGCTCAGTGACCGCCTAAAACTGCCGAAAACGAGCGTCTTCAGCCTCATGCGCGCGCTCGAAGGCGGGGGATATGCTCGCAGCGACAACGGCCACTACATTCTCGGCGATCAAGCGATCAAGCTTGGCGCGAGCCTGGCTCAGGCTCGATCGTTCCCGAAATGTGCGCGTCCCGTCCTGGAGCGGCTCGCACGAGAGACCGAGGAGACGATCCTGCTCGGTGTCCTCTCCGAGGAGGGCCACGAGATATCTTACGTCGATGTCATCGAATCGGAAAAGCCGCTGCGCTTTGCGGTCCGCATCGGCAACCGGCGGCCGCTGTATTGTACGGCCGCAGGAAAGGCGATGCTGGCATTCCTACCAGAGAATGTTCAGACGGCGTATCTGACCCAGACCAAGTTTGTAAAGTTCACGGACGACACATCCTCGAAAGAGGAACTCGTCGCCATGTTCCCCGAAATCCGTCACCGCGGCGTCGTTGTCGACGCTAATGGTATAATTGATGGCGCCACCGGCATCGCGAGCCCCTGTTTTGACGAGGCCGGCCTCGTCAGCTGCTCGGTGACGATCGCCGGCCCTACCGCGCGCCTGCTGCTTGCGCGCGAGCACATCGAGCGGCTGACCTTCAAGGCCGCCGAACAGATCTCGCAGATCCTCGGCTATCGCGGCCCATATCCGCCGGCAGAAGATTCTGCCGAGCGGGCCGACACCGGCAAGCGGCGCAAGAAATGA
- a CDS encoding amidohydrolase family protein, with translation MPGRTDTHFHVFGPEARYPYRTELTYAPPAATPAAYMALAERLGIDRAVIVQASVYGSDNSRQLDAMREIAGVETRAVVVVDPDVSDEELDELHHKGARGVRFIATRPGSLPLAQLERIASRIRRWGWHVALMLDGRSIVALEDRLQKLPCPFVIDHLADPDAQKGTEQPAFQALLRLLRSGNCWTKISAPYHMNTAAPAYDELEPLVEALLAEAPDRLLWATDWPHAATHGPTPDATDLLSALYSWCDETVLTKIMVRNPAALYGFG, from the coding sequence ATGCCGGGACGGACCGATACCCATTTCCATGTCTTCGGCCCGGAGGCCCGATATCCCTATCGGACCGAGCTGACCTACGCGCCGCCTGCTGCAACACCCGCAGCCTATATGGCGTTGGCCGAGCGGCTTGGCATCGATCGTGCCGTCATCGTCCAGGCCAGCGTCTATGGATCGGATAACAGCCGGCAGCTCGATGCGATGCGCGAAATCGCAGGCGTGGAAACACGTGCAGTTGTCGTCGTCGATCCCGATGTCTCGGACGAAGAACTCGACGAGCTACACCACAAGGGCGCGAGAGGCGTGAGGTTCATTGCGACCCGGCCAGGCAGCTTGCCGCTCGCACAGCTGGAGCGAATTGCATCCCGGATTCGGCGATGGGGCTGGCATGTCGCGCTGATGCTCGACGGTCGCTCCATCGTCGCGCTTGAGGACCGGCTGCAAAAATTGCCGTGCCCCTTCGTGATCGATCACCTGGCCGATCCCGACGCCCAAAAGGGAACGGAACAACCTGCTTTTCAGGCTCTCCTTCGGCTGCTCCGATCGGGCAATTGCTGGACGAAGATTTCGGCGCCGTATCACATGAATACCGCTGCACCGGCTTATGACGAGCTCGAGCCGCTCGTCGAAGCCTTATTGGCTGAGGCACCGGATCGTCTGCTGTGGGCGACCGACTGGCCGCATGCCGCAACGCATGGACCGACCCCTGACGCGACAGATCTCCTTTCGGCGCTTTATTCGTGGTGCGACGAAACCGTCCTGACCAAGATCATGGTTCGAAATCCGGCGGCTCTGTACGGATTTGGCTGA